A genomic window from Salvia splendens isolate huo1 chromosome 11, SspV2, whole genome shotgun sequence includes:
- the LOC121756458 gene encoding polyadenylate-binding protein 8-like, with translation MAQIQVQHQNVAAAAAPIGVAAVAAPAPGGAAGGQFQTTSLYVGDLDFNVTDSQLYDLFNSVGQVVSVRVCRELGTQRSLGYGYVNYANPQDAARALELLNFTPLNSKSIRVMYSHRDPSVRKSGMANIFIKNLDKTIDNKALHDTFSSFGNILSCKIATDPHGQSKGYGFVQFDTEEAAQSAIDKLNGMLINDKQVYVGHFLRKQERDTTQANAKFNNVFVKNLADTITDDDLKTTFGEYGVITSAVVMRDADGKSKCFGFVNFEHADDAAKAVEALNGKKFDDKEWYVGKAQKKSERENELKSRFEQTTRETVDKFPGVNLYVKNLDDSIDDDRLRELFSGFGTITSCKVMRDPSGISRGSGFVAFSSPEEASRALTEMNGKMLISKPLYVALAQRKEERRAKLQAQFLQMRPVGMPPSMAPRMPMYPPGAPGIGQQLFYGQAPAIIPPQAGFGYQQQLVPGMRPGAAPMPNFFMPLVQQGQQGQRPGGRRGGPGQQNQQPVPMMQQQMMPRGRMYRYPPGRNVPDGPIPGGMLSVPYDLGGMLPRDSAGPQPMPVTALASALANATPEQQRTMLGENLYPLVDQLEHEHAAKVTGMLLEMDQTEVLHLLESPDALKSKVSEAMDVLRNVQQSGSPADQLASLSLNDNLVS, from the exons GACTCGCAGCTCTACGATCTGTTCAATTCGGTCGGGCAGGTTGTCTCGGTTAGGGTTTGTCGCGAGCTTGGCACTCAGCGCAGCCTTGGCTATGGCTATGTCAACTATGCCAACCCCCAGGATG CTGCAAGAGCTTTGGAATTGTTGAACTTCACTCCTCTCAATAGCAAGTCGATCCGAGTGATGTATTCTCACCGCGATCCAAGTGTTAGAAAAAGTGGAATGGCAAATATCTTTATCAAG AATCTGGACAAAACAATTGACAACAAAGCTTTGCATGACACGTTCTCTAGCTTTGGCAACATCCTTTCCTGCAAGATTGCGACAGACCCCCATGGTCAGTCTAAGGGTTATGGATTTGTTCAATTTGATACTGAAGAAGCTGCACAAAGTGCTATAGATAAGTTAAATGGTATGCTTATTAATGATAAGCAAGTCTATGTCGGGCATTTCCTTCGTAAGCAAGAAAGGGATACTACACAGGCCAATGCTAAGTTCAACAATGTGTTTGTGAAAAATTTAGCTGATACCATTACAGATGATGATTTGAAAACAACTTTTGGTGAATATGGAGTAATCACTAGTGCTGTAGTGATGAGGGATGCTGATGGGAAGTCGAAATGTTTTGGATTTGTAAATTTTGAGCATGCCGATGATGCTGCTAAAGCTGTTGAAGCTCTAAACGGAAAGAAatttgatgacaaggaatggtATGTTGGCAAAGCACAGAAGAAGTCGGAGAGAGAGAATGAACTTAAAAGTCGGTTTGAGCAGACTACCAGGGAAACTGTTGACAAATTTCCAGGAGTTAATCTATATGTTAAAAACCTAGATGATAGCATTGATGATGACAGGCTGAGAGAACTGTTTTCAGGTTTTGGTACCATCACCTCTTGTAAG GTTATGCGTGATCCTAGTGGAATAAGCAGAGGATCTGGGTTTGTTGCCTTTTCATCTCCTGAAGAAGCTTCCCGAGCT CTTACTGAAATGAATGGGAAAATGTTAATTAGCAAGCCTCTTTATGTTGCATTGGCACAACGCAAGGAAGAGAGGAGAGCCAAGTTACAG GCCCAATTTTTGCAAATGAGGCCTGTAGGAATGCCACCTTCTATGGCTCCACGTATGCCCATGTATCCCCCTGGTGCACCTGGTATCGGGCAGCAGCTATTTTATGGACAAGCCCCTGCTATCATTCCTCCTCAG GCTGGCTTTGGTTATCAGCAGCAGCTTGTTCCTGGAATGCGCCCTGGGGCTGCTCCCATGCCAAACTTCTTTATGCCACTAGTCCAACAGGGTCAGCAGGGCCAACGACCTGGTGGCAGAAGAGGAGGTCCAGGGCAACAAAATCAGCAGCCTGTGCCGATGATGCAACAGCAG ATGATGCCAAGGGGGAGGATGTATAGGTATCCTCCTGGTCGTAATGTGCCAGATGGGCCCATTCCCGGTGGAATGCTTTCTGTGCCATACGACCTGGGTGGCATGCTTCCTCGCGATTCTGCTGGTCCACAGCCTATGCCGGTTACTGCTTTGGCTTCTGCCCTTGCCAATGCAACACCTGAACAACAGAGGACG ATGCTGGGTGAGAACTTGTACCCGCTCGTTGATCAGCTTGAGCACGAGCATGCTGCGAAGGTTACAGGAATGCTTCTGGAGATGGATCAGACCGAGGTTCTTCATTTGCTCGAGTCGCCTGATGCTTTGAAATCAAAGGTTTCTGAGGCAATGGATGTCCTGAGGAACGTTCAGCAGTCTGGTAGCCCTGCCGACCAACTTGCTTCGCTGTCGCTGAACGACAACCTTGTTTCTTGA